In a single window of the uncultured Pseudodesulfovibrio sp. genome:
- a CDS encoding TolC family protein has translation MNRHIKAIPLAAIMLISLVTASPAADTGSATKEENVPGRYLGDRAELDELREFLALAAENNNELQAAFQQWQAAIKRAVQADTLPDPKLNFGYYTTPLETRGGPARYKYGLSQTLPFFGKLDAKEQMALREADGLKARFDGLKLTTFFEVKKLYYEYAYLARAIEISEENIELMKYLEKIATTRYTAGSAKHSDIIRPQVELGKLEDRLNSLRDLKRPLAARLNALVDRPAETDIPFPDSVPVMTIVDSDESLFSRLDESNPQLAYWQTVLEKAEAGKDLAERNYYPDFTFGLDVTEVDKARNPGVIGDGQNPVMASMSFNIPFWLGSREAAVDESSAKIIAAKRSRMGAQRKLTADLELALYKYRDAGRKINLYKDTLVPKAKQALGVTMEAFMTGSGSSLDLIDAEQTLLELQLAYYRALTDQAQRLAEIETLVGVELPCEFHGSLLHEGDGK, from the coding sequence ATGAACAGACACATAAAAGCCATTCCCTTGGCAGCGATTATGCTCATCTCACTGGTAACGGCTTCTCCCGCGGCTGATACGGGTTCAGCCACCAAGGAGGAGAACGTTCCAGGCCGCTATCTCGGCGACCGGGCGGAACTCGACGAACTCAGAGAATTCCTTGCCCTGGCCGCAGAGAACAACAACGAACTCCAGGCAGCCTTCCAGCAGTGGCAGGCCGCAATAAAGCGGGCCGTTCAAGCGGACACTCTGCCGGACCCGAAGCTGAACTTCGGCTATTACACCACGCCTCTCGAGACCCGTGGAGGGCCGGCGCGATACAAGTACGGTCTGTCCCAGACCTTGCCGTTCTTCGGCAAGCTGGACGCGAAAGAGCAGATGGCCCTGCGCGAAGCCGACGGGCTCAAGGCCAGATTCGACGGTCTCAAACTGACCACGTTCTTCGAGGTGAAAAAGCTCTACTACGAGTATGCCTACCTCGCCCGGGCCATCGAGATATCCGAGGAAAACATCGAACTGATGAAGTACCTGGAAAAGATCGCCACCACCCGGTATACCGCCGGTTCCGCAAAACATTCGGACATCATCCGTCCCCAGGTCGAACTCGGCAAACTCGAGGACAGGCTCAATTCCCTGCGGGACCTCAAGCGTCCGCTGGCGGCCCGGCTCAACGCCCTTGTCGACCGTCCCGCCGAAACCGACATTCCCTTTCCCGATTCCGTTCCGGTCATGACCATTGTCGACAGCGACGAATCGCTTTTTTCCCGCCTGGACGAGTCCAATCCGCAGCTGGCGTATTGGCAGACCGTCCTGGAGAAGGCGGAAGCGGGCAAGGATCTGGCCGAGCGTAACTACTACCCCGACTTCACCTTCGGCCTCGACGTGACCGAGGTCGACAAGGCCCGCAATCCGGGCGTCATCGGCGACGGCCAGAATCCGGTCATGGCCTCCATGTCGTTCAACATTCCCTTCTGGCTGGGCTCGCGCGAAGCGGCCGTGGATGAAAGCAGCGCCAAGATTATCGCGGCCAAGCGCAGCCGGATGGGCGCACAGCGCAAACTCACGGCCGATCTGGAGCTGGCCCTGTACAAGTATCGGGACGCGGGGCGGAAGATCAATCTCTACAAGGACACCTTGGTGCCCAAGGCCAAGCAGGCGCTGGGCGTGACCATGGAGGCGTTCATGACCGGTTCCGGGTCTTCCCTGGACCTTATCGACGCCGAACAGACCCTGCTGGAGCTGCAGCTGGCCTATTACCGCGCGCTGACCGACCAGGCCCAGCGACTGGCCGAAATCGAAACGCTGGTCGGGGTCGAATTGCCGTGCGAGTTCCACGGTTCGCTGCTGCATGAGGGCGACGGAAAATGA